The genomic window TTCTCAGAGGAGACAATGGGGCAGTGTCTTCTccaaatattggatgagaaaaaaatcgCAATCCAATGCcaatacaaaatataatattaaaaagtgTTCAAATCAATcgttttttctaaagaaacattgcaCAACAGCGACACCATCAGCAAGTAAATTTACAGCGGGAGTCCGTTTCTCTCATGCCTCCcctgatatgattggatatgaatggttatgatcggctgtgattggttcatgccgTAATTCCCGCCTCTNNNNNNNNNNNNNNNNNNNNNNNNNNNNNNNNNNNNNNNNNNNNNNNNNNNNNNNNNNNNNNNNNNNNNNNNNNNNNNNNNNNNNNNNNNNNNNNNNNNNNNNNNNNNNNNNNNNNNNNNNNNNNNNNNNNNNNNNNNNNNNNNNNNNNNNNNNNNNNNNNNNNNNNNNNNNNNNNNNNNNNNNNNNNNNNNNNNNNNNNNNNNNNNNNNNNNNNNNNNNNNNNNNNNNNNNNNNNNNNNNNNNNNNNNNNNNNNNNNNNNNNNNNNNNNNNNNNNNNNNNNNNNNNNNNNNNNNNNNNNNNNNNNNNNNNNNNNNNNNNNNNNNNNNNNNNNNNNNNNNNNNNNNNNNNNNNNNNNNNNNNNNNNNNNNNNNNNNNNNNNNNNNNNNNNNNNNNNNNNNNNNNNNNNNNNNNNNNNNNNNNNNNNNNNNNNNNNNNNNNNNNNNNNNNNNNNNNNNNNNNNNNNNNNNNNNNNNNNNNNNNNNNNNNNNNNNNNNNNNNGACACAAGAGCCTCCCTCTCCATTCTGCTGCTGCTGTTTGGCTTCTCACAGGCGTCTCCTCCCATGGTAAGATCTGGTCTAGTCTCTGCCTTAAATGATCAACGTTCCTCCAAAGAGTCGTTTTAAACATTTCTGTTTCTGTCACCAGGAGGAAAGGTTTGAAGGAGTGTTTATATCAGAGCCTGAGCCTTTGGACATCACTACAAGGATTCTGGAGTCTAACAATGGTCAGGCACCTTGTAGTTTGCAATGGGTTTCACAAAATAGCGTTAAATGTGATCACGATTCTAAATAAGTCCAGTTATTTCATTAAAATGTTTCCATTTAAATACAGGATCTTCTGAAGTCTTGATTGAAGGAGATCTGGTGTTTCCCAAAACCAGAAATGCTCTCTACTGCTTTAACAACAACTGTTTCTGGAAGAAAAACGCTAACAACATAGTGGAGATCCCTTACATAATGAGCAGTGAATTCTGTGAGTGAATCACCTTCAATCATTGAACATATCTATGATTCATGTAAATCTTATTTTAAACCTgtggccttttttttttgttcgCAGCCTATTATGACAAATCAGTGATTGCGAACGCCATGTCCACCTTTCACTCCAAAACCTGCATCCGCTTCGTTCCCAGATCAACTCAGATCGACTACATCAGTATTGAGAACAAAGATGGGTGAGAACAATCATCCAAAACCAGAAACATTTAACTGGCCTTAGTCCAAAACATTGCTTATATTTAACCTCTTTGTTTCTTCTCTTCTCTCAGGTGCTACTCTTCTCTTGGTAGAACTGGTGGCAAACAGGTGGTCTCCCTCAACAGGTTCGGCTGTGTGTATCACGGCATCGTTCAGCATGAGTTCAATCATGCCCTGGGCTTCTACCACGAGCAAACCAGGAGCGATCGTGACAAGTACGTCAAGATCAACTGGGAGAACATCTCTCCTGATATGGCCTACAACTTCCAGAAACAAAACACCAACAACCAAAACACTCCATACGACTACGGCTCCATCATGCACTATGGAAGAACAGCCTTCTCCATCCAGGCCGGTCTGGAAACCATCACTCCCTTTCCTGATGGGACGGTGGAAATCGGACAGAGG from Garra rufa chromosome 7, GarRuf1.0, whole genome shotgun sequence includes these protein-coding regions:
- the LOC141338287 gene encoding hatching enzyme 1.2-like, which codes for RASLSILLLLFGFSQASPPMEERFEGVFISEPEPLDITTRILESNNGSSEVLIEGDLVFPKTRNALYCFNNNCFWKKNANNIVEIPYIMSSEFSYYDKSVIANAMSTFHSKTCIRFVPRSTQIDYISIENKDGCYSSLGRTGGKQVVSLNRFGCVYHGIVQHEFNHALGFYHEQTRSDRDKYVKINWENISPDMAYNFQKQNTNNQNTPYDYGSIMHYGRTAFSIQAGLETITPFPDGTVEIGQRQGMSNTDILRINKLYGC